A region of Dictyoglomus sp. NZ13-RE01 DNA encodes the following proteins:
- a CDS encoding tRNA 2-thiouridine(34) synthase MnmA, whose product MSGGVDSSVTALLLLKEGYEVIGLTMNISVSSTSINDAKKVAYLLNIPHYVINLKREFEETIVKYFVESYEKGYTPNPCMFCNRFIKFGLLMKRAKEISAEYFATGHYVKKEWDQERKVFLLKRAKDERKDQSYFLAYLTQEQIEKSLFPLGDYTKEEVRRIARENNLVTEEKSESQEICFLPNNDYREFIKKYVKEKKGKIITEDGRIVGEHDGVFSFTIGQRKGLKVAMGKPVYVKEIVPEEGLVIVAERERILSNLVYAKNVNFPSFKPKKKRIDVFAMIRYNMKPQPAELKIISEEEVMVEFKEPQWAPAPGQILVCYLEDFVLCGGIIEKMKSPPS is encoded by the coding sequence ATGAGTGGTGGGGTTGATAGTAGTGTAACAGCCCTACTACTTTTAAAGGAAGGATACGAAGTTATAGGATTAACCATGAATATTTCCGTTTCTTCAACCTCCATTAATGATGCCAAAAAAGTAGCCTATCTTCTCAATATTCCTCACTATGTAATTAACCTAAAAAGAGAGTTTGAAGAAACTATTGTTAAATATTTTGTAGAGTCCTACGAAAAGGGATATACTCCTAATCCTTGTATGTTTTGTAATAGATTTATAAAATTTGGTTTATTGATGAAAAGAGCCAAAGAAATATCCGCAGAATATTTTGCCACAGGTCACTATGTAAAAAAAGAATGGGATCAGGAAAGGAAAGTGTTCTTGTTGAAAAGGGCAAAGGATGAAAGAAAAGATCAGTCCTACTTTTTAGCCTATCTAACCCAGGAACAGATAGAAAAATCCCTTTTCCCCTTAGGAGATTACACAAAAGAAGAGGTAAGAAGAATTGCAAGAGAAAATAATTTGGTCACAGAGGAAAAAAGCGAAAGCCAAGAAATATGCTTTCTTCCCAATAACGATTACAGAGAGTTTATAAAAAAATATGTAAAGGAGAAGAAGGGAAAAATTATAACGGAAGATGGAAGGATAGTAGGAGAACATGATGGAGTATTTTCTTTTACCATTGGGCAAAGAAAGGGATTAAAAGTAGCTATGGGAAAACCTGTATATGTGAAGGAAATAGTACCCGAGGAAGGATTAGTAATAGTGGCTGAAAGAGAAAGAATCTTGTCAAATTTAGTATATGCAAAAAATGTTAATTTCCCATCCTTTAAACCTAAGAAGAAAAGAATAGATGTTTTTGCTATGATCCGCTACAACATGAAGCCCCAGCCTGCAGAGCTAAAAATTATATCAGAAGAGGAGGTAATGGTAGAATTTAAGGAGCCTCAATGGGCACCAGCTCCAGGACAAATC
- the nifS gene encoding cysteine desulfurase NifS, whose protein sequence is MMRKVYLDYAATTPVRPEVWSAMEPYLKEYFGNPSSLHRFGRETRNAIESAREKVAKAISAKPEEIIFTSGGTEANNMVLKGVAFALQEKGKHIITTPIEHHAVLEPCHFLEKLGFEVTYLPVDRYGLIDPDDLKKAIRKDTILISIMHANNEIGTIEPIKELAQIARERNVYFHTDAVQTVGHIPVDVNDLGIDFLSISAHKFYGPKGIGALYIRKGSKLYSLIHGGEQESRKRAGTENVAGIVGFGTAIELAVKELDQEMKRLTELRDYFISEVEKRITDVYLNGHREKRLPNNINFSFAYVEGEALLLNLDLEGIAVSTGSACSSSSLEPSHVLSAIGVPIELVQGALRFTLGLWTTKEDLDYTLDVLEKTVEKLRSISPYKQGWTLKRE, encoded by the coding sequence ATAATGAGAAAAGTATATTTGGATTATGCAGCCACAACACCTGTGAGACCAGAAGTATGGTCCGCTATGGAGCCTTACTTAAAGGAATATTTTGGAAATCCATCAAGTTTACATAGATTTGGAAGAGAAACAAGAAATGCTATTGAATCTGCCAGGGAAAAAGTAGCAAAAGCTATCTCCGCAAAGCCTGAAGAAATAATATTTACCAGTGGTGGTACCGAGGCAAATAATATGGTATTAAAAGGGGTTGCCTTTGCCCTGCAGGAAAAAGGAAAACATATTATTACAACCCCAATAGAGCACCATGCTGTATTGGAACCATGCCATTTCTTAGAGAAATTGGGATTTGAAGTTACATACCTTCCTGTAGATAGATATGGACTTATAGATCCCGACGATCTAAAAAAAGCCATCAGGAAGGACACTATATTAATATCCATCATGCACGCCAACAATGAGATAGGAACCATAGAGCCTATTAAAGAGCTTGCCCAAATTGCAAGAGAAAGGAATGTTTACTTCCATACAGATGCTGTACAAACTGTAGGTCATATACCTGTAGATGTTAATGATTTAGGGATTGATTTCCTTTCAATTTCTGCCCATAAGTTTTATGGTCCAAAAGGAATAGGAGCTTTGTATATAAGAAAGGGGAGCAAATTATACTCTTTAATTCATGGGGGAGAGCAGGAAAGCAGAAAAAGAGCAGGAACAGAGAATGTAGCAGGAATAGTGGGTTTTGGTACTGCCATTGAGCTTGCTGTAAAAGAATTAGATCAAGAAATGAAAAGATTAACAGAGCTTAGAGACTACTTCATCAGTGAGGTAGAAAAGAGAATAACTGATGTTTATCTGAATGGTCATAGGGAAAAAAGACTTCCTAATAATATTAATTTTAGTTTTGCATACGTTGAAGGAGAAGCTCTACTTTTAAACTTAGACTTAGAAGGTATTGCGGTATCTACAGGATCTGCATGTAGCTCAAGTTCCTTAGAGCCCTCCCATGTTCTTTCCGCCATAGGAGTACCTATAGAGCTTGTACAGGGTGCCTTAAGATTTACCCTGGGACTTTGGACTACAAAAGAAGACTTAGACTATACCTTGGACGTTTTAGAAAAAACAGTAGAAAAGTTAAGATCCATATCTCCATATAAACAGGGGTGGACATTAAAGCGTGAGTAG